One segment of Geomonas ferrireducens DNA contains the following:
- the argF gene encoding ornithine carbamoyltransferase, whose translation MKKDFLALSQFTKAELDAMFVLCKDLKAKTKSGVEHHLLKGKSLAMIFEKSSTRTRISFEVGMYQLGGHPLFISSKDSQMGRGEPIKDTARVMARYCDGVMIRTFAQETVEEFAKYASIPVINGLTDLHHPCQIMADVFTVIEHKGSYDGLKFAWIGDGNNMANSWIEAAAIFGFDLTLACPEGYDPNPQVLEWAKNNGSSKIVVVRDPKEAAKDADVLNTDVWASMGQEEEQKIREKAFAGYQLDEKLLALAKKDALVLHCLPAHRGEEISDGVIEGPNSVVWDEAENRLHVQKAIMATLMK comes from the coding sequence ATGAAAAAAGACTTCCTGGCCCTGAGCCAGTTCACCAAAGCCGAGCTGGACGCCATGTTCGTCCTCTGCAAGGACCTCAAAGCCAAGACGAAGAGCGGCGTCGAGCATCACCTCTTGAAGGGCAAGTCGCTCGCCATGATCTTCGAGAAGTCCTCGACCCGCACCAGGATCTCCTTCGAGGTCGGCATGTACCAACTGGGCGGGCACCCGCTCTTCATCTCCAGCAAGGACTCCCAGATGGGTCGCGGCGAGCCGATCAAGGACACCGCCCGCGTCATGGCACGCTACTGCGACGGCGTCATGATCCGTACCTTCGCCCAGGAGACCGTCGAAGAGTTCGCGAAATACGCCTCCATCCCGGTCATCAACGGCTTGACCGACCTGCACCACCCCTGCCAGATCATGGCGGACGTCTTCACTGTGATCGAGCACAAAGGGAGCTACGACGGGCTCAAGTTCGCCTGGATCGGCGACGGAAACAACATGGCCAACTCCTGGATCGAGGCGGCCGCCATCTTCGGCTTCGACCTGACGCTTGCCTGCCCGGAAGGTTACGACCCGAACCCGCAGGTGCTCGAGTGGGCGAAGAATAACGGCTCATCCAAGATCGTGGTCGTCCGCGACCCCAAAGAGGCCGCGAAAGACGCCGACGTCCTCAACACCGACGTCTGGGCCAGCATGGGGCAGGAAGAGGAGCAGAAGATCCGCGAAAAGGCCTTCGCAGGCTATCAGCTCGACGAGAAGCTCCTCGCCCTCGCCAAGAAGGACGCCCTCGTACTGCACTGCCTCCCCGCGCACCGCGGCGAGGAGATCAGCGACGGCGTGATCGAAGGCCCCAACTCCGTCGTATGGGACGAAGCAGAGAACCGCCTG